One genomic region from Cydia amplana chromosome Z, ilCydAmpl1.1, whole genome shotgun sequence encodes:
- the LOC134661928 gene encoding E3 ubiquitin-protein ligase LRSAM1-like, which yields MGCSVSCVHRATMSLFGRHPSTSNDARVIMERKLYLARESPEPDYDVSGCELRQVPSGIYSICKVYRKTHLHLQSNNLQSLEEGGQLSDLHLIQYLNISSNKFVSLPNTIRYLINLTELYIQNNYITYLPESIHFLKHLNILNVSNNRLKSLTPSLGKLKNLRKLSVTENKNLHHLCPELCFASNISQLELDGELFTFPPADIASKGTTEIMKFLCHEMKIDYTPPLPLEHEFSSVPVIDSVKDSFKDSGKSMSWEEQEAAITEQEHKVHEAAKQQRERFLSQVLQDRLELDTEIAKVHEAKETERQRLIKAIQEDEKEIECLVKNFIQTDQLRPEVIQQQLAYDIAEHDRLLEITRQNYDNIKKADILKAMENLITEDYFIQYARKEYDECIHNTKKSMLSHELQSVEKLEDLLKAKDQSRTNLVEQLLEDQDVQKAVVASLVERVDAKSWSLNQEISLISRHLARLSVIEQEKNKLHVACNYNDLLVQRMQLVTLLDDVLHQKNKRRIELIETLKEMENETDKTTDFWLKNYQKLIDFAPKTLLDVSKNLDPVLANYLLQEGVIHCLPFLVKFLFSDNNITDITSEKLIQCGISQSSDRDGVIRAINYYVATKINSSFYSSGVSAVEPSAPSKSVIEDQKCTGVVSTAETENATVESECVVCMDSKCEVVFVPCGHMCCCHRCADQEMDCCPMCRGNIERKIKVMVATSR from the coding sequence ATGGGCTGTTCTGTGTCATGTGTCCACCGAGCGACGATGTCGTTGTTTGGTAGGCACCCCAGCACCTCTAACGATGCCAGAGTCATAATGGAGAGAAAGCTGTACCTCGCCAGGGAGTCCCCCGAACCAGATTACGATGTATCCGGGTGTGAACTACGACAAGTGCCGTCCGGTATCTATTCAATATGTAAAGTGTATAGAAAAACCCATCTCCACCTGCAGTCAAATAATTTACAGTCCTTGGAAGAGGGTGGTCAGCTATCAGACTTGCACCTTATTCAATATCTCAATATCAGCAGCAACAAGTTTGTAAGCTTACCCAATACAATCCGATATCTCATCAACCTGACGGAATTATATATCCAAAACAACTATATTACATACTTGCCTGAAAGTATACATTTCTTGAAACATTTGAATATCCTGAATGTATCAAATAATAGACTTAAAAGTTTAACTCCATCTTTGGGAAAGTTGAAGAATTTGAGGAAATTGTCAGTAACAGAGAACAAGAATTTACATCATCTATGTCCAGAGTTGTGTTTTGCATCTAATATCAGTCAATTAGAGTTAGACGGAGAACTTTTTACTTTTCCTCCAGCAGATATTGCTTCCAAGGGTACCACAGAGATAATGAAATTTCTGTGCCATGAAATGAAAATAGATTACACTCCACCTTTACCTTTGGAACATGAGTTTTCATCTGTACCTGTAATAGACAGTGTTAAGGATTCTTTTAAGGATAGTGGCAAGAGTATGTCATGGGAGGAGCAAGAAGCAGCCATAACTGAGCAAGAACATAAGGTCCATGAAGCTGCTAAACAGCAGAGGGAGCGGTTTCTGTCACAAGTTTTGCAGGATCGTCTTGAATTAGACACTGAGATAGCAAAAGTTCATGAAGCAAAAGAGACTGAGCGACAAAGACTGATTAAAGCTATTCAAGAGGATGAGAAAGAAATTGAATGTTTGGTGAAAAACTTCATTCAGACTGATCAACTTAGGCCTGAGGTCATCCAGCAACAACTTGCCTACGATATTGCCGAGCATGATAGACTCTTAGAAATAACTAGGCAGAATTATGACAATATCAAAAAAGCTGACATCTTAAAGGCCATGGAGAACCTCATAACAGAAGATTACTTCATTCAATATGCACGAAAAGAATACGATGAATGCATTCATAATACAAAGAAAAGTATGCTCTCACATGAATTACAAAGTGTTGAGAAATTAGAAGATTTATTAAAAGCTAAAGATCAATCTCGCACAAATTTAGTTGAGCAACTTCTGGAGGACCAAGATGTGCAGAAAGCTGTGGTGGCATCTCTAGTTGAGAGAGTTGATGCTAAGAGTTGGAGCTTAAATCAAGAAATATCTTTAATTTCTCGCCATTTAGCTCGGCTAAGTGTCATtgaacaagaaaaaaataagcTACATGTGGCATGCAACTACAATGATCTACTGGTTCAAAGAATGCAGCTTGTCACTCTGCTAGATGATGTTCTGCATCAGAAAAATAAAAGACGGATAGAATTGATAGAGACCTTAAAAGAAATGGAAAATGAGACAGATAAGACTACTGATTTCTGGCttaaaaattatcaaaaattgATTGATTTTGCTCCTAAGACATTATTAGATGTTAGTAAGAATTTAGATCCCGTGTTggctaattatttattacaagaAGGTGTAATACATTGTCTGCCGTTCTtagtaaagtttttattttctgaTAATAATATAACTGACATAACATCAGAGAAATTAATTCAGTGTGGCATATCACAATCTTCAGATAGAGATGGCGTTATTAGAGCTATAAATTATTATGTTGCTACTAAAATCAACAGTTCATTCTACAGCAGTGGTGTATCTGCAGTTGAGCCGAGTGCACCATCAAAATCAGTAATAGAGGATCAAAAATGCACAGGGGTTGTGAGCACAGCAGAAACAGAGAATGCAACAGTAGAGTCAGAATGTGTGGTGTGCATGGATTCAAAATGTGAAGTAGTGTTTGTTCCATGCGGGCACATGTGCTGCTGCCACCGGTGTGCCGACCAGGAGATGGATTGTTGCCCCATGTGCAGAGGCAATATAGAAAGGAAGATCAAAGTCATGGTTGCAACATCACGTTAA